DNA from candidate division TA06 bacterium:
CCAACTTCTTGTTCCAGGTCTGCCGCTGCCAGGGCGACTGGACCACGGACTCCATCATAGAACAATTAGTAAAAGATATCCGGCAGAAAACGGGGAACTCCAAGATCGTGCTGGGCATTTCCGGCGGAGTGGATTCCTCGGTGGCGGCGGTGCTGATCTCCAGAGCGGTGGGAAAACATCTGCACTGCATCTTCGTAGACAACGGCCTTTTGAGACTGAACGAACGGGCCGAGGTGGAGCGGGTCTTTAAGAAACGATTCAAAATTCCCCTGATGACGGTGGACGCTTCGAATAGGTTCTACCAAAAACTCAAAGGAGTGGAGGATCCCGAGCAGAAGCGGAAGATCATCGGAAAAGAGTTCGTCGAAGTCTTCGCCGGGGCCGCCCAAAAAATAGGCTCAGTTGGCTTCCTGGCCCAAGGCACCATCTATCCCGACGTCATCGAATCGGTTTCCTTCAAGGGGCCGTCGGCCACCATCAAGAGCCACCACAATGTGGGCGGGCTTCCCCGAAACATGCGGAACCTTAAATTAGTGGAGCCCTTAAGGGAGCTATTCAAGGACGAGGTTCGGCAGCTGGGGTTGTCGCTGGGCCTGCCCAGGGACATGGTGATGCGCCATCCCTTCCCCGGCCCGGGCCTGGCGGTGAGGGTTTTGGGCGAAGTAACCAAAGAGCGCTGCGACACCTTAAGGGCCGCCGACAGGATATTTATCGATGAAATAAAGGCCGCCAATTGGTACGGCAAAATATCGCAGGCCCTAGCGGTGCTGCTTCCGGTAAAGGCGGTGGGGGTGATGGGCGACGAACGGACCTACCAGAACGTGCTGGCCCTGAGGGCCGTCAACACCACCGACTTCATGACCGCCGAATGGACCAGGCTGCCGGAAGATCTGCTGGCCAAGGTTTCCAGCCGGATAGTAAACGAGGTCAGGGGCATCAACCGGGTGGTATACGACATTTCCACCAAGCCTCCGGCCACCATCGAATGGGAATAAGTCCCGGCATATTTTCAAACCGCGAATCTGGCGGAACGATGGTTCTTAAATTGTCCATATTTTAGGAGCATAGTATGGTCGAAGATTTTGTAGACCAGGGGCAAAAGCTGGAAAAGCACGGGCACCTGGATCAGGCCCTCAACAACTATAACCAGGCGCTGGAGGCCGATCCCAACAACGCCGATGCCTGGTTTTACCGGGGCCGGATATTGAGCCGGACCGACCAGTTTGAAGACGCCATCCAGGCCTACGACAACGCCATCGCCATCAAGCCGGATTACGCCAAAGCCTGGTGCAACAAAGGCATTGTGCTGGGGGTGCTGGACCGTGACGAGGAGGCCCTGCAGGCCCTGAACCAGGCCATAAAACTGGCCCCCGATTTCATGGAGGCCTGGTATAACCGGGGCCTGGCCCTGCGCGATCTGGGCCGCTACGACGAGGCCCTGGCAGACTTTGACCAGGCGCTGAAAATAAAGCCAGACAATAACGACGCCTGGTTCAGCAAGGGGCTGACCTATAAGATCATGGGCAGGTACGACGAGTCGCTGGCGGCCATGGCCCAGGCTCTGGAGCTGTATTCGGACGACGGCGAGGTCTCGCTGGAAAAAGCCAAGGTTCACCTGCTGAAGAACCAGGCCAAGGAGGCGCTCAATTCCATTGCCAAGGCCATCGAGTCCGATGACGACCTCAAGGAGGTGGCCAAGACCGACGAGGAACTGCAGGCCCTGTGGGAGAGCGCGGAGTTTAAGAAATTAGTCAGCTAAGGGTTCAATGTTCTGAGTTTATGGTATTCTCTTTTTGCCACCAAGACATCCTTCTATTCATCAGGGTAAACTCCGACACAAAGGGATAATATATTAAAGGAACATGAAAGTGCCTAAAGTTAAAAAAGCCGTAAAAAAGAAGACGATAAAAAAGGCCGTCTTAAGGAAAGCCTCCAAACCGCCGGTCAAGAAGAAAACCAAAAGCCCGGCCCAGACCGGGAAAATCAAAAAGGCGGGGTCCCGCAAGCCAGCCAAGCAAAAATTAAAAAACAAATATTCCAGAACCAGCCAGAAAAAAGTAACCAAAGCCAAGGCGGTCAAGA
Protein-coding regions in this window:
- the guaA gene encoding glutamine-hydrolyzing GMP synthase, with protein sequence MDSINVIDFGSQYTQLIARKVREQKVYCQIVSCTAGTKKILSGDPQGLILSGGPSSVYDKNAPRISKEIFSPGLPVLGICYGMQLMALLLGGKIHRSREREYGQATLYMKAEGRRQNTKLFQGVPSQSQVWMSHGDSVQKLPSRFVPIASTANCRVAAMADADRKIYGLQFHPEVNHTDQGRKIISNFLFQVCRCQGDWTTDSIIEQLVKDIRQKTGNSKIVLGISGGVDSSVAAVLISRAVGKHLHCIFVDNGLLRLNERAEVERVFKKRFKIPLMTVDASNRFYQKLKGVEDPEQKRKIIGKEFVEVFAGAAQKIGSVGFLAQGTIYPDVIESVSFKGPSATIKSHHNVGGLPRNMRNLKLVEPLRELFKDEVRQLGLSLGLPRDMVMRHPFPGPGLAVRVLGEVTKERCDTLRAADRIFIDEIKAANWYGKISQALAVLLPVKAVGVMGDERTYQNVLALRAVNTTDFMTAEWTRLPEDLLAKVSSRIVNEVRGINRVVYDISTKPPATIEWE
- a CDS encoding tetratricopeptide repeat protein, which gives rise to MVEDFVDQGQKLEKHGHLDQALNNYNQALEADPNNADAWFYRGRILSRTDQFEDAIQAYDNAIAIKPDYAKAWCNKGIVLGVLDRDEEALQALNQAIKLAPDFMEAWYNRGLALRDLGRYDEALADFDQALKIKPDNNDAWFSKGLTYKIMGRYDESLAAMAQALELYSDDGEVSLEKAKVHLLKNQAKEALNSIAKAIESDDDLKEVAKTDEELQALWESAEFKKLVS